The nucleotide window TTCGGGACGAACGGGCAGACCACGCCGCACCCCATCGTCACGAGGACGTCGATCGCGGGAATCCCGCCGAGGGTCTTCGGACGTTGCAGGACGGTCATGTCGATGCCGTGGAGATCCTTCACGACACGGACGGCATCGGGATTGATCCGCGGCGCGACGTGCGTCCCTGCGGAATACGGCTCGATCGCGTCGCCTGCGAATTTGCGCGCCAGCGCTTCGGCGATCTGGCTCCTGCACGAATTGTGCGTGCAGACGAACGCCACCTTCATCCTATTCACGGGCGGGAAACCATCCCTTCGTGCGATTGGCGAAGCGGACCAGCACCAGCATCGTCGGGACCTCGACGAGGACCCCGACGATCGTCGCGAGCGCGACGGCGGGGGAGAGCGGGAAGAGCGCGATCGCGACGGCGACAGCAAGTTCGAAGAAGTTCGAGGCCCCCACCATCGCCGCCGGGGAGGCGATGTCGTGGGGCAGCTTGAGCGCCTTGGCGGAAAGATACGTGAGGAAGAAGATCAGAAACGTCTGCAGCACGAGCGGGATCGCGATCAGGAGGATGTGAAGGGGATGGTCGAGGATCGTCTGCGCCTGCAGGCTGAAGATGATCACGAGCGTGAGAAGCAGGCCGATCGTCGTGACCGGTTCGAATCGGCGGATGACGACGTCGTTCAGATAGCCGGTTCCGCGTTTCCGGATCACGAGCCGCCGCGTCAGCGCGCCGAGCGCGAGCGGAACGACGACGAAGAGCGCGATCGACACGAAGAGCGTGTCGAGCGGGACCGTGAAACCGCCGATGCCGAGCTGGAGCGCGACGATCGGGGCGTAGAGGACGAGGATGATGATGTCGTTCGTCGCGACCTGCACGAGGGTGTGGGCCGCATTTCCCTTCGTGAGCGAACTCCAGACGAAGACCATCGCCGTGCAGGGGGCGGCGCCGAGCAGGACGGCGCCGGCGAGGTAGTCGGCACCGATCTCGGGCATCACGCCCTTGTAGAGGACGAGGAAGAAGAGGCTCGCGATCGCGAACATCGTGAAGGGCTTCACGACCCAGTTCGCGATCCACGTGAGGACAAGCCCCTTCGGATTCCTGCCGACGTTCCGGATGCTCGCGAAGTCGATCTTGAGCATCATCGGGTAGATCATGAGCCAGATCAGGACGGCGATGACGACGTTGACGTCGGCGACTTCGAAGGCCCCGAAGAATGCCGGCACGGCCGGGAACGCGATCCCGATCCCGACGCCGGCGGCCATGCAGAGGAGGACCCAGACCGTCAGGTATTTCGCGAAGAAGCCGAGGCTATTTCTTTCCATGGCCGCAGCACGGCTCGGAGGATTCGTGGCGGCAGTCCTGCTTCGGCCGTTCGGGAGCCGGCGTGCATTCGCACTTGCCGTCGACGCATTCGCACGTCTCGTTCTCGCAGTCGCACTTGCCGTCGACGCATTCGCAGTCGCACTTGCCGTCCTCGCAGCAGCCGGCCTTCGTTTCGGCCGCGGCCGGACGGCGCTTCTCGATCATCTCGAGGATCTGCGCGACGGTCGCGAGACGACCCGACGACATGACCTTGCCGTCGATGACGATGCCGGGGGTCGACAGCACCCCGAGTTCCATGATCCGTTCCGGATCGGTGACGTGCTCGACGGTGACGAAGA belongs to Candidatus Izemoplasmatales bacterium and includes:
- a CDS encoding arsenate reductase ArsC: MKVAFVCTHNSCRSQIAEALARKFAGDAIEPYSAGTHVAPRINPDAVRVVKDLHGIDMTVLQRPKTLGGIPAIDVLVTMGCGVVCPFVPNLHEEDWGLDDPSGKGDEEMEKTIRLIEGKVDDLAKRIRSGIVPKK
- a CDS encoding thioredoxin family protein, whose protein sequence is MIIQALGGCCKKSQLNYENAVKAAAAAGLFVTVEHVTDPERIMELGVLSTPGIVIDGKVMSSGRLATVAQILEMIEKRRPAAAETKAGCCEDGKCDCECVDGKCDCENETCECVDGKCECTPAPERPKQDCRHESSEPCCGHGKK
- the arsB gene encoding ACR3 family arsenite efflux transporter; translated protein: MERNSLGFFAKYLTVWVLLCMAAGVGIGIAFPAVPAFFGAFEVADVNVVIAVLIWLMIYPMMLKIDFASIRNVGRNPKGLVLTWIANWVVKPFTMFAIASLFFLVLYKGVMPEIGADYLAGAVLLGAAPCTAMVFVWSSLTKGNAAHTLVQVATNDIIILVLYAPIVALQLGIGGFTVPLDTLFVSIALFVVVPLALGALTRRLVIRKRGTGYLNDVVIRRFEPVTTIGLLLTLVIIFSLQAQTILDHPLHILLIAIPLVLQTFLIFFLTYLSAKALKLPHDIASPAAMVGASNFFELAVAVAIALFPLSPAVALATIVGVLVEVPTMLVLVRFANRTKGWFPARE